The Spirosoma foliorum genome has a window encoding:
- a CDS encoding FecR family protein — translation MNPDYQKYSVEDFTQDELFRRWVILRDPQSEALWADWLAAHPEASGKVQLARAFLYALEEKNTALPEDELANLTEDIIQQDKQRIRPLWTSPMLRIAASILVVLGLGYLFLVHQPGSSRVDKLAEISPVLAANYSEVENNKAEPQDITLQDGSVVTLYTHSKLRYPKQFLPKLREVYLSGQAFFKITKNPKQPFWVHADQISTQVLGTSFMVKTEGNNAKVEVRSGRVSVYTRKDIRAARRLQQNESVGVVLTANQQVDFIEKEDRLVKSIVAQPIVLQKIESRDYVFEEAPIDRVFNQLEKTYGLPVLYDPVTVKNCFITANLADESLFDKLNLICRISRATYEIVDGQIIIHSAGCDNK, via the coding sequence ATGAACCCCGATTATCAGAAATATAGTGTCGAAGACTTTACACAGGATGAACTGTTTCGACGGTGGGTTATTCTAAGGGACCCGCAGAGCGAAGCACTTTGGGCCGATTGGTTAGCGGCCCACCCCGAAGCATCTGGAAAAGTACAGTTGGCCAGAGCTTTTCTGTATGCACTTGAGGAAAAAAATACAGCCCTTCCCGAGGATGAGTTAGCCAACCTTACCGAGGATATTATTCAGCAGGATAAGCAACGCATACGGCCGCTCTGGACGAGCCCCATGCTACGGATAGCTGCGTCGATTCTGGTTGTTCTTGGGCTTGGTTATTTGTTTTTAGTGCACCAGCCCGGATCGTCAAGAGTTGATAAACTGGCCGAAATTAGCCCTGTATTGGCCGCTAACTATAGCGAAGTAGAAAATAATAAGGCTGAACCACAAGATATTACACTTCAGGACGGAAGCGTTGTTACGCTTTATACGCACAGTAAATTGCGCTATCCAAAACAGTTTTTGCCTAAACTCCGCGAAGTATACCTATCCGGGCAGGCCTTTTTTAAGATCACTAAAAACCCAAAACAGCCATTCTGGGTGCATGCCGACCAAATTTCGACCCAGGTGCTGGGGACTTCGTTCATGGTAAAAACAGAAGGTAACAATGCCAAGGTAGAAGTGCGTTCAGGGCGGGTGTCGGTTTACACCCGAAAAGATATTCGGGCGGCTCGGCGCTTGCAGCAAAACGAATCGGTAGGAGTGGTGCTAACGGCTAATCAGCAGGTAGATTTTATTGAAAAAGAAGATCGGTTGGTAAAGTCCATCGTTGCGCAACCAATTGTTCTTCAGAAGATTGAAAGCCGCGACTATGTTTTTGAAGAAGCCCCAATCGATAGGGTGTTTAATCAACTGGAAAAGACGTATGGTCTACCCGTTTTGTATGACCCAGTGACGGTTAAAAATTGTTTTATCACGGCTAATCTCGCCGACGAGTCACTATTTGATAAGCTCAATCTGATCTGCCGAATTTCCCGCGCGACCTACGAAATTGTTGATGGGCAGATCATCATCCATAGTGCCGGATGTGACAATAAGTAG
- a CDS encoding TonB-dependent receptor has translation MDKLYSKSPFFIRLMKLSVIQLLIAGIFMSTTWAHSARGQELLDQHVLIKAGSTNLKSTLALLERNTHVRFIYNPKEIQAEQRLTLSARSVTLKDFLSELLTPLRISYEVSGKQIALFKNPSSGSTDAGGNPDQLASGQLGKAVADRTVSGRVLDGANGSGLPGVSVVLKDTRLGTVTDGEGKFKLSIPDQYNTSSATLIFSFIGYASQEALIGSRSSVDVTLAVDNKQLSEVVVVGYGTQSRKNLTTAISTIKPEELNRGAISDVGQLLQGKVPGLNISASGDPNTPSAVVLRGASTINSSQGPFYVIDGVPGADISIIAPDDIASIDVLKDAAATAIYGNRAANGVIMVTTKRGKKGQMQVSYSGYMGIEKVSSKLNMMDATQLRDFLSKNGQSFSPNDDKGANTNWQQAVEKNSAISQNHNLSISGGSEHSNYSASINYLDKQGILQGSSLSRVIARLAVEQYALNDKVKFSLNVTNSNSNANNTPLRNNVLLQMINHLPVSPITNTDGTYFENFQNTGYFNPVAMINHAKDNTKYNNLVGSFNTHVVLPFGLSYDMNLSYQNNTSLHGESYDSYYTQYNSANFYNNPDPPSVHSILNFGTNGSALRNTYQTTRKVLETFLTWDKSFGDHTINAVLGYSYQGSISGDGFQTSSTNFPVDNIGYSNFALSNPYAVSSYRINFGADGIYQETKLISDFARLNYNYKDKYLLQGSVRRDGSSVFGTNNQWGYFPAGSIAWRVNQEDFMQNQKLFNDLKVRASYGVTGNSSGFNAYTAQFISGSLGTYYYNGVQTAAYGPTQAANPNLQWEKTATTNIGIDFTVLKGKLSGTVEWYNKETTGMIYSYRVDPILVPVGSIIANGGNMSNKGIEVSLSATPVQRGKFTWTTGLNLAHNTNKINSLTNPLFVGGDSVRITQPEGAGQTGSTLQILKAGMPLGQFFTLQYAGKNDKGVSQYVDHNGNLTTTPVIGTDYKYMGSPQPKLLVGWTNTLRYGNLDFNVFFRGVFGNKIFNATRADLFRPSTAQFTNILVDVANESATDVNSYKYSSRFIEDGSYVRLDNATLGYNFKNLGQYVKTIRLYASVNNAFVITSYKGIDPEVNQGGIAPGIDANNFYPKTRTILIGLNASF, from the coding sequence ATGGATAAACTCTATTCCAAGTCCCCATTCTTCATTCGACTCATGAAGCTATCGGTAATTCAACTTCTGATCGCTGGTATATTTATGAGTACCACCTGGGCCCATAGTGCCCGTGGGCAGGAGCTTCTCGATCAGCATGTGCTGATTAAAGCCGGTAGTACAAATCTGAAAAGTACACTGGCGCTGCTGGAACGAAACACACATGTTCGGTTTATTTACAATCCTAAAGAGATTCAGGCTGAACAACGATTGACCCTAAGTGCCCGGTCTGTTACGCTGAAAGATTTCCTGAGCGAGTTACTAACACCGTTACGCATCAGTTACGAGGTTTCAGGCAAACAGATTGCCTTGTTCAAAAATCCATCGTCAGGAAGCACAGACGCGGGTGGTAATCCTGACCAACTCGCTTCGGGTCAGTTAGGTAAAGCCGTTGCCGACCGCACTGTTTCAGGACGTGTGCTGGATGGTGCTAATGGATCGGGCTTACCCGGCGTTAGCGTGGTGTTGAAAGACACTCGTCTGGGTACCGTGACGGATGGCGAAGGGAAATTCAAACTGTCGATTCCCGATCAATACAATACGTCGAGTGCAACCCTGATATTTTCTTTTATCGGCTACGCCAGTCAAGAGGCTTTGATTGGTAGTCGGAGTTCGGTTGATGTAACGTTAGCGGTTGATAATAAGCAGCTAAGCGAAGTTGTGGTAGTGGGTTATGGTACACAATCCCGCAAAAACCTCACGACGGCTATCAGCACCATCAAACCAGAAGAACTGAACCGAGGGGCCATCAGCGATGTGGGTCAATTGTTACAGGGTAAAGTACCAGGGCTGAACATTTCGGCCAGTGGCGACCCGAATACGCCATCGGCCGTTGTGCTGCGGGGCGCGTCCACCATCAACAGCTCACAGGGCCCTTTCTATGTGATTGACGGCGTACCGGGTGCCGATATTTCGATCATTGCCCCCGACGATATTGCGTCCATCGACGTACTGAAAGATGCCGCAGCCACCGCTATTTACGGGAACCGTGCCGCCAATGGCGTAATTATGGTAACCACCAAGCGGGGTAAAAAAGGCCAGATGCAGGTAAGCTACAGTGGCTATATGGGTATCGAAAAAGTGTCCAGCAAATTGAACATGATGGATGCTACCCAACTGCGGGACTTTCTGTCGAAAAACGGCCAGTCGTTTTCGCCCAATGATGATAAAGGCGCTAACACAAACTGGCAACAGGCTGTCGAGAAAAATTCGGCTATCTCGCAAAACCATAACCTATCGATTAGTGGCGGCTCGGAGCATAGCAATTATAGCGCAAGCATCAACTACCTGGATAAACAGGGTATTTTGCAGGGTAGCTCGCTGAGCCGGGTTATTGCCCGCTTAGCGGTCGAACAATATGCCTTAAATGACAAAGTGAAGTTTAGTCTGAACGTCACCAACTCAAACAGCAACGCCAACAATACTCCCTTGCGCAACAACGTATTGTTGCAGATGATCAATCACTTACCGGTTTCGCCAATTACCAATACGGATGGTACCTATTTTGAGAATTTTCAGAATACGGGCTACTTCAACCCGGTGGCTATGATCAATCATGCCAAGGATAATACCAAATACAACAACCTGGTTGGGTCGTTCAATACACATGTGGTTCTCCCATTTGGTCTTTCGTACGACATGAACCTGTCGTATCAGAACAACACCTCGCTACATGGCGAATCCTACGATAGTTATTATACTCAATACAACAGCGCGAATTTCTATAATAACCCCGATCCACCGTCCGTACACAGCATTCTGAACTTCGGTACCAATGGTTCGGCACTTCGGAATACGTATCAGACGACGCGGAAAGTGCTGGAAACCTTTCTTACCTGGGACAAAAGCTTTGGCGATCATACGATTAATGCCGTGTTAGGGTATTCGTATCAGGGGTCAATTTCGGGCGATGGTTTCCAGACGTCGAGTACCAACTTCCCGGTCGATAATATTGGTTACAGCAATTTCGCGTTGAGTAACCCCTACGCTGTATCGTCGTACCGCATCAATTTTGGTGCTGACGGAATTTATCAGGAAACAAAACTGATCTCCGATTTCGCTCGTTTGAACTACAACTACAAAGACAAATACCTCCTTCAGGGATCGGTTCGTCGCGATGGAAGCTCGGTGTTTGGGACGAACAATCAGTGGGGTTATTTCCCCGCCGGTAGTATCGCCTGGCGTGTGAATCAGGAAGATTTCATGCAGAACCAGAAGTTGTTCAACGACCTGAAGGTACGCGCTAGTTATGGCGTAACCGGTAACTCGTCGGGTTTCAATGCCTATACCGCACAGTTCATTTCGGGTAGCCTCGGTACGTACTATTACAACGGTGTGCAAACGGCAGCGTACGGGCCTACGCAGGCGGCTAACCCCAATTTGCAATGGGAGAAAACAGCCACCACCAATATCGGGATTGATTTTACGGTCCTGAAAGGCAAACTGAGCGGTACGGTAGAATGGTACAACAAAGAGACAACGGGTATGATTTACTCGTACCGGGTTGACCCCATTCTGGTGCCTGTGGGAAGCATTATTGCTAATGGCGGCAACATGAGTAACAAAGGTATTGAGGTGAGCCTGAGCGCAACCCCAGTTCAGAGAGGGAAATTTACCTGGACAACGGGCTTAAATCTGGCGCACAATACCAACAAGATCAATAGCTTAACGAACCCACTGTTTGTTGGTGGTGACTCGGTTCGGATAACGCAACCCGAAGGTGCTGGCCAGACGGGCAGTACGTTGCAGATTTTGAAAGCGGGTATGCCACTGGGTCAATTCTTTACGCTGCAATATGCGGGTAAAAATGACAAAGGGGTTTCGCAGTACGTTGACCACAATGGTAATCTGACCACCACGCCGGTTATTGGCACCGATTATAAGTACATGGGCAGTCCGCAGCCTAAACTGTTGGTGGGCTGGACGAATACGTTGCGTTATGGTAATCTTGACTTCAACGTATTTTTCAGAGGAGTATTCGGGAATAAGATTTTCAATGCCACCCGTGCCGATCTGTTCCGGCCCAGTACGGCTCAATTCACCAATATTCTGGTCGATGTAGCGAATGAATCGGCAACGGATGTAAACTCCTATAAATACTCGAGCCGCTTTATCGAAGACGGTAGTTATGTTCGTTTGGACAATGCCACGTTGGGTTACAATTTCAAAAACCTGGGCCAATATGTAAAAACCATTCGGCTCTACGCTTCCGTGAACAATGCGTTTGTTATCACCAGCTACAAAGGAATCGACCCTGAAGTGAATCAGGGGGGCATTGCGCCGGGGATAGATGCGAACAACTTCTATCCAAAAACCCGGACGATTCTGATCGGCCTAAACGCATCATTCTAA
- a CDS encoding RagB/SusD family nutrient uptake outer membrane protein, translated as MKNILTTGAFLWLITFLITACHDVTVPVNTELTPDIFPQNSSQFIQASGPPYAALRGNFSLDYWFMQSLSTDEAILPARGGNWYDNQGYLMLHYHSWTKDHGTTNSTWSWLSSVIGTSNQALSILGQTIPASTAKSTNLAELKMVRALAYFMMMDLYGNVPIDTTYGDFSPHPKVERAQVFSFIEKEVKNALPYLSRVSGQATYGRANKFTGFALLAKMYLNAEYYTGTQRYSDAVVACDSVINSGLYAIEPRSSYLQMFYPNNGPQMKEFIFAIPYDPAAGAMSGTNGMMYHARYDVPRSETKKFNLPFTPSAPRSTLPEFYVNFNDQNDVRNGQWLKGLQYMNDGVTPVTVTTTKKGYDQFYTGSDGGTAYTYQVNLTPDIILRQDVATFDLGNDEIAWNMGYRNVKFYPDASSTSRNQNNDVPLFRYSDIILMKAEAILRGGAATQGQTAVSLVNQLRSNRTTSAALSSVTLDDVYAERCREFAWETWHRNDMIRFGKYEGKWGFKTNADVTRRIFPIPTNAFTVNPALTQNPGY; from the coding sequence ATGAAAAATATACTAACTACCGGCGCGTTTTTATGGCTGATTACGTTCCTGATTACCGCCTGTCACGATGTGACTGTTCCTGTCAACACCGAGTTGACTCCCGATATTTTTCCCCAAAATTCCTCGCAGTTTATTCAGGCATCGGGCCCTCCTTATGCCGCATTGCGGGGTAATTTCTCCTTAGATTACTGGTTTATGCAATCCCTCAGTACGGATGAAGCCATTCTGCCTGCCCGCGGGGGTAACTGGTATGATAATCAGGGATACCTCATGTTGCATTACCATTCCTGGACGAAAGATCACGGGACAACGAATAGTACCTGGAGTTGGTTGTCGAGCGTAATTGGTACTTCCAATCAGGCCCTGTCTATTTTAGGACAGACGATACCCGCTTCGACGGCAAAGTCGACGAACCTGGCCGAACTGAAAATGGTTCGAGCACTGGCTTACTTCATGATGATGGATCTCTACGGCAATGTGCCGATTGATACGACCTACGGTGATTTTTCGCCCCACCCGAAAGTTGAGCGTGCACAAGTTTTTTCGTTCATTGAGAAAGAAGTGAAAAACGCGCTGCCGTATCTGAGCCGGGTGTCGGGTCAGGCAACGTATGGCCGGGCCAACAAATTCACGGGCTTTGCCTTACTGGCCAAGATGTATTTAAACGCTGAATATTACACCGGCACGCAACGCTACAGCGATGCCGTTGTGGCTTGTGATAGCGTCATCAACTCCGGCCTGTACGCCATTGAGCCCCGGTCATCGTATCTCCAGATGTTTTATCCGAATAATGGGCCGCAGATGAAGGAGTTCATTTTTGCCATTCCCTATGATCCGGCGGCTGGGGCCATGTCCGGTACCAATGGCATGATGTACCATGCGCGTTATGATGTACCGCGGTCAGAGACGAAGAAATTCAATTTGCCTTTTACGCCTAGTGCTCCCAGAAGTACGCTGCCCGAATTTTATGTCAATTTCAATGATCAGAACGATGTTCGAAATGGACAGTGGCTCAAGGGATTGCAGTATATGAATGACGGCGTAACCCCTGTTACAGTAACCACCACCAAGAAAGGGTACGACCAATTCTATACGGGTTCGGATGGAGGAACTGCCTATACGTATCAGGTAAACCTTACGCCTGACATTATCCTTCGTCAGGACGTTGCTACATTCGATTTGGGTAACGACGAAATAGCCTGGAATATGGGTTATCGTAACGTTAAGTTCTATCCCGATGCCTCATCGACCTCTCGTAACCAGAATAACGACGTGCCGCTTTTCCGGTACTCAGATATTATTCTGATGAAAGCCGAAGCGATTCTTCGCGGTGGTGCCGCCACGCAGGGACAGACGGCTGTTTCGTTGGTTAACCAACTTCGGTCCAATCGTACAACGAGCGCTGCCCTTTCGAGCGTGACGTTAGATGACGTATATGCCGAACGTTGCCGTGAATTTGCCTGGGAAACCTGGCACCGTAATGATATGATTCGGTTTGGCAAGTATGAAGGTAAGTGGGGATTCAAAACTAATGCGGATGTAACGCGCCGAATTTTCCCAATCCCCACAAACGCGTTCACCGTCAACCCAGCCCTGACTCAAAATCCTGGCTATTAA
- a CDS encoding outer membrane beta-barrel protein: MKRCVLLFGLFLPLLGFTQMAPNKHQNDLLGKGHVNVGFSLGQGYKGSSSTTTYYVPRIQYFLADGWSVALEGRYLTSNSFYPFTYLGAGLSTRYYFLRGNRFALFAQLGATYGQSKYDKYDPIDPFASMNGIRNNNWQTNAGLGAHYRLGKRWSLEATAERSWLESSYLTPAYNRWQASIGINYRLK, encoded by the coding sequence ATGAAACGTTGTGTATTACTATTCGGTCTTTTCTTACCCTTACTCGGATTTACTCAGATGGCTCCTAATAAGCACCAGAATGATTTATTGGGAAAAGGGCATGTGAATGTGGGTTTCTCCCTTGGACAAGGCTACAAAGGAAGCTCCTCAACAACAACGTATTACGTACCCAGAATCCAGTATTTCCTTGCGGATGGCTGGTCGGTGGCTCTAGAGGGGCGTTACCTAACATCGAACTCGTTTTATCCCTTTACCTATTTGGGTGCTGGATTATCGACCCGGTACTACTTCTTGCGGGGAAATCGGTTCGCACTCTTTGCTCAGCTTGGCGCAACTTACGGTCAGAGCAAATATGACAAATACGATCCAATAGATCCCTTTGCCTCTATGAATGGAATTCGGAATAACAATTGGCAAACAAATGCGGGTTTAGGTGCCCATTACAGATTAGGAAAACGCTGGTCTTTGGAGGCAACCGCTGAACGAAGTTGGTTAGAGTCTTCTTACTTAACCCCAGCATATAACCGTTGGCAAGCGAGTATTGGCATTAATTATCGATTGAAATAA
- a CDS encoding GTP-binding protein, translating to MKKLPVTVLSGFLGAGKTTLLNHVLHNKQGLKVAVIVNDMSEVNVDAQLVKGQNTLSRTEEKLVEMSNGCICCTLREDLMLEVEKLALENRFDYLLIESSGISEPLPVAQTFTFQPEEGQGIDLSRFARLDTLVTVVDALNFGRDFGSIENVYQRTLNQNADQADPADTRTIVNLLTDQIEFANVIILNKTDLISRHELGELKAILQKLNPGAQLIESEFSKVDSAQILNTYRFDFDEVSQSAGWIQELQNHKNGQAHTPETEEYGISSFVFRDPRPFHPNRFWNYLSESFPAGILRSKGLFWLASRPNDALNFSQAGGSLRAEAAGVWWASMPFAQRSQYGAFLENQKAIEARWHKRFGDRQNELVIIGQDLDQAIIKAELQACLCTELELKHMESRGAFKDPFPVWE from the coding sequence ATGAAAAAATTACCTGTAACGGTGCTAAGTGGCTTTCTGGGCGCGGGCAAAACCACCTTATTGAATCATGTACTGCACAATAAGCAGGGATTGAAAGTTGCTGTGATTGTCAACGACATGAGCGAAGTAAACGTGGATGCTCAACTGGTTAAAGGCCAAAATACGTTGTCGCGAACGGAAGAAAAGTTAGTGGAGATGTCGAATGGGTGTATCTGCTGCACGTTGCGTGAAGACCTGATGCTGGAAGTCGAGAAGCTGGCTCTCGAAAATCGGTTTGATTATTTGCTCATCGAATCGTCCGGAATTTCGGAACCCCTGCCCGTTGCGCAAACCTTCACGTTTCAGCCTGAAGAAGGGCAGGGAATCGACTTGTCTCGGTTTGCGCGATTGGATACGCTCGTAACGGTCGTGGATGCGCTCAATTTTGGTCGTGATTTTGGTTCAATAGAAAATGTCTATCAGCGGACTCTAAACCAGAACGCCGATCAGGCCGATCCTGCCGATACACGCACAATTGTCAATCTCCTGACCGATCAGATCGAGTTTGCGAACGTGATCATTCTGAACAAAACGGATTTAATAAGTCGCCACGAGTTGGGTGAACTCAAGGCAATTCTACAGAAGCTGAATCCGGGGGCTCAACTTATCGAATCGGAGTTCTCAAAAGTCGATTCTGCACAGATTTTAAATACATACCGCTTCGATTTTGACGAGGTTTCGCAGTCGGCGGGTTGGATTCAGGAGCTGCAAAATCACAAAAATGGACAAGCCCACACGCCCGAAACCGAAGAGTATGGTATTTCGTCCTTTGTGTTTCGCGACCCTCGTCCATTTCATCCGAACCGCTTTTGGAATTATTTGAGTGAGTCTTTTCCAGCGGGTATCCTACGGAGCAAAGGGTTATTCTGGCTGGCCTCGCGTCCAAACGATGCGCTGAATTTTAGCCAGGCTGGTGGTAGCCTTCGAGCCGAAGCGGCAGGTGTTTGGTGGGCCTCCATGCCGTTTGCCCAACGAAGCCAGTACGGGGCTTTTCTAGAAAATCAGAAAGCCATCGAAGCACGCTGGCACAAACGATTTGGTGATCGGCAAAACGAACTGGTCATCATCGGACAGGACCTGGATCAGGCAATCATTAAGGCCGAATTGCAGGCGTGCCTTTGTACTGAGTTGGAACTCAAACACATGGAGAGTCGGGGTGCTTTTAAAGACCCGTTTCCTGTTTGGGAGTAA
- a CDS encoding NAD(P)/FAD-dependent oxidoreductase, with product MKSEPEFDVIIIGGSYAGLSAAMALGRSIRTVLIIDDGQPCNKQTPHSHNLITQDGETPAAIAEKARQQVLAYPTVQLKEGLVVSVTGVSNQFEVVTGANQRFTARKILFATGLRDQLPSLPGFSDCWGISVIHCPFCHGYEYRDQRTGILMNGDAGVEMSLFIRNWSPNLTLFTNGKSTLTEEQHQQLTDRSIPIVEKEIQQIRHEGGYVNALVFADGTEQSLDALYARPPFEQQTDIPKRLGCTFTEQGLIQVDDLSRTTVPGVYAAGDNSTMMRAVAAAIAAGTKAGAMLSRELILSR from the coding sequence ATGAAAAGTGAACCGGAATTTGATGTCATTATTATTGGAGGAAGCTATGCGGGTTTATCGGCCGCTATGGCGTTGGGAAGGTCCATTCGTACGGTGCTGATCATCGACGATGGCCAGCCCTGCAATAAGCAAACGCCACATTCACATAATCTGATTACGCAGGACGGCGAGACACCAGCGGCCATTGCCGAAAAAGCGCGGCAGCAGGTGCTGGCTTATCCAACCGTTCAGTTGAAAGAAGGGTTGGTTGTTTCGGTGACGGGCGTTTCAAATCAATTTGAGGTAGTGACGGGAGCAAACCAACGATTTACAGCCCGGAAAATCCTGTTTGCTACGGGCTTACGTGACCAGCTCCCATCGTTACCCGGCTTTTCGGATTGTTGGGGAATTTCGGTCATTCACTGCCCTTTTTGCCACGGTTACGAATACCGGGACCAGCGCACGGGCATTTTGATGAACGGAGACGCTGGCGTTGAAATGAGCCTATTTATCCGTAACTGGTCGCCTAACCTAACCCTGTTTACGAATGGAAAATCGACGCTTACGGAAGAGCAGCATCAGCAACTGACTGATCGATCGATTCCGATTGTAGAAAAAGAGATTCAACAAATCCGTCATGAAGGCGGGTATGTAAACGCGCTCGTGTTTGCGGATGGCACGGAGCAGAGTCTGGACGCCTTGTATGCTCGGCCTCCTTTTGAGCAACAGACAGATATTCCTAAACGGCTGGGCTGTACTTTCACTGAACAGGGTCTTATTCAGGTTGATGACTTGAGTCGTACCACTGTGCCGGGTGTATATGCGGCAGGCGACAACAGTACGATGATGCGGGCGGTGGCCGCGGCTATTGCTGCCGGAACCAAAGCGGGTGCCATGCTGAGCCGGGAGCTGATATTAAGTAGATGA
- a CDS encoding outer membrane beta-barrel protein: MKTLFITLVAFSLGFTSLKAQENSLATASPFKLGVLAGFTYTSSLSTYQDIKPLAGFLAGIDVQYSLPNHASLHLQPSWTQAKSQSNHVTLNISTFKAPLLYRQYISPNRKLFFAQAGLSYNYLTNSIMRRQWDIVCFAAPCPNTGPDTPSSNKSAVSGIAGIGYTIELEKISIPITLQYERYLNNYEFPNYDILNPSQSIGEPMQVKFESFSLTTGINF, from the coding sequence ATGAAAACTCTGTTTATCACGTTAGTTGCCTTCAGTTTAGGGTTCACGAGCTTAAAAGCACAGGAGAATTCATTGGCGACGGCAAGTCCGTTCAAATTAGGTGTGTTGGCTGGCTTTACCTATACGAGTTCGCTTTCAACTTATCAAGATATTAAGCCTCTGGCTGGCTTTTTAGCTGGGATTGATGTTCAGTACTCTTTGCCAAATCATGCGTCGTTACATCTCCAGCCATCCTGGACCCAGGCCAAGTCTCAGTCTAACCATGTTACGCTAAATATTAGCACGTTTAAAGCCCCCTTACTGTATCGGCAGTATATCTCCCCTAATCGGAAACTGTTTTTTGCTCAAGCGGGATTGAGCTACAATTATCTGACTAACAGTATCATGCGTAGACAGTGGGATATTGTCTGTTTTGCCGCCCCCTGCCCAAATACAGGACCGGATACCCCGTCTTCAAACAAGTCTGCGGTGAGTGGAATTGCAGGTATTGGCTATACTATTGAATTGGAAAAAATTAGCATTCCGATTACGTTACAATATGAACGGTACCTTAATAATTACGAATTTCCTAATTATGACATACTTAACCCATCGCAGAGTATTGGCGAACCAATGCAAGTAAAGTTTGAGAGTTTTTCGCTCACGACGGGCATTAATTTTTGA
- a CDS encoding DUF2290 domain-containing protein, whose product MNDLDFVLDRLSKINNIFSDFILETNYIRNNNTISWPDYKPGSHKFLYAREYEYLLKLRQYSFLFSDKSFIQCYYNFGALDGKSMLKEVKLCYYPYPVLLKQSLNDYEDLFDNTEDDNLKQYYYDLYLCMSDEFGFNIHSQIDNAKINFEKKYGYNWEPDTLRGLLFDKIYKNTNYSHFRMDYDYAVTTHQKCELQFGAVKSIRFPIDRVLDPFLFFDLVFKSFLKDDYDNLIKYDYKKHFILGKRYSILIDNFKENNIFKTLK is encoded by the coding sequence ATGAATGATTTAGATTTTGTACTTGACAGGCTTTCTAAAATCAACAATATCTTTTCAGATTTTATTTTAGAAACAAATTATATAAGAAATAACAATACAATTAGTTGGCCCGACTACAAGCCCGGTTCACATAAATTTCTCTATGCAAGAGAATATGAATACTTATTAAAGTTAAGACAGTACTCTTTTCTTTTTTCTGATAAAAGCTTTATACAATGCTATTATAACTTTGGAGCTTTGGATGGCAAAAGTATGCTAAAAGAAGTTAAGCTTTGCTACTATCCTTACCCTGTCTTATTAAAACAATCGTTAAATGATTATGAAGATTTATTTGATAATACTGAAGATGATAATTTAAAACAGTATTATTATGATTTATACTTATGTATGTCCGATGAGTTTGGATTTAATATTCACTCCCAAATTGATAATGCAAAGATAAATTTTGAAAAGAAATATGGGTATAATTGGGAGCCAGATACTTTGAGGGGTTTACTTTTCGATAAAATATATAAAAATACAAATTATTCTCATTTTCGAATGGATTATGATTATGCTGTAACAACCCACCAAAAATGTGAGCTCCAATTTGGTGCTGTAAAATCTATCAGGTTTCCTATAGATAGAGTGTTAGATCCATTTCTATTTTTCGATTTAGTATTTAAATCATTCCTAAAAGATGACTATGATAATTTAATTAAATATGACTATAAAAAGCACTTTATTCTTGGGAAACGTTATTCAATTCTCATTGATAATTTCAAAGAAAATAATATTTTTAAAACATTAAAGTAA